The Candidatus Krumholzibacteriota bacterium genomic sequence ATCATCGCCACGATGCCGAGGATCATCGGCCCGGTGAGACGCGCGAGCGTCCGCCCCACCGGACCGTCTATCAGTGTCGCCCTCTCGATAGCCGTCATCCGGCGCCCCCGTCGCGGACGGTGCGCCCCTCACGCGGCGCTGCCGCGGCGGAAGCGTCGTCCGTCAGTCATTCCTAGAACCGCACCCCGATGCCGAGATTGAAATCGACGCCGGTGAACTCAACCTTGATATCGCCGTCTTCGTCGTCGAAGGCGAGCCCGTCGGCGTAGCGCCCCCGCACGCGCGTGTGCAGGAAAACCGCATCCGAGAGGTCGGCCTCGGCGCCGATCCATGCGTGCAGCCCCCAGCCGGTGCCGTCGCGGGTGTTTTTGCCCGAGGGAATCGGCCAGTCGCCCGTGTTCGTGACCTCGTGCACCTCGACGGCTACCTCGCTCAGGTAGAGCGCGCCCCCGACGCCGAGGAAGGGACGCACGCAGGAGAGATCGACGGCCGGGCGGAACTCGTACGAGAGCCCGATCGGTATCGTCGAGATGTCCCAGGAGATGGCCCACGATGCCTCGCCGATGATGTCGGAGAGGTCGTAGAGAACGAGAGACGAGAAGAAGACCGGCTCGACGCCGATGTGCTCCACGGACAAGACGACGGCGTGGTGGTCGCTGAAAGACCAGCCGAATTCCATCCCGAGATACTGGCCGAAGGTCGGCTGCTCGTAGAAGCCGTCGTCGTCGACATCATCCCAGAAATCCTTCCACTCGCCGAGCGTGGGGTGCCCGGCGCCGTACGAGGCCCGCAGGAAGAATCCCGTCTCCGCCCCGGCGGGACAGGCGGCCGCCAGGACGAGAATCACGGCGGCGAGGATCACGATCGTCCGTTTCATCGGTTCGTCCTTTCGTCGGGGGTTGCTCTTCCGAAGAGCGCGTCGATTCCGGCGACCTCCCGATCGCCGAGGGGCCGCGAATCGCCGATCAACCCGGCGATCACCGTCATCCGGGCCGCCACCTCGAGCACCTCGACACGGTCGAAGGCCTCGAGCAGCGTTTGTCCGACGGCGAGGACGCCGTGGTTCGCCATGAGGACGACGTCGCCTCGGACGGCGGCCTCGGCGACCGCCTCGGCGAGTTCCTCGCTCCCCATGAGGGCGTAGGGCGCCGTGACGGGCTCGCCGACGATCGCCCGGGTCTCGCCGACGAGGCAACAGTCGATCCGCCGTCTCGAGGCGGTGAAGCTGGTGGCGACGGGCGGGTGGGCATGGACGATCGCCGACGCGTCCGGCCGCGAGCGGTAGACGGCGAGGTGCAGCCCCGTCTCCATGCTCGGCGCGGGTCCGCCGGCAATCAACCGTCCGTCCGGACCGACCGCGGCCACCTCGTCCCCGGAGAGACGCCCCTTGTCGAGGCCGGAGGGGGTCACGAAGACGCGATCGCCGAGACGGGCGCTCACGTTCCCCCCTGAACAGGTGGTGAGCCCGCGGTCGTAGAGCCGCCGCATGAATGCGGCCACCTCGTTCCTGATCTCGCGTTCGTCCATGGATCGACTGTACCATATCTTCGATTGTTCCGCGAGGGTCTTCCGGCCCCGGCGACGCGGCGTCGGCGCGATACCCCTCTGGCGGATCTCCGCGAACGGGATATACTAGGGATGTGGAATCCCGGTCCGGACGAGAGACCGGTACAGCGGTCCCGCCATTCCATGGTCCAGGCCGGAGGGGGCGTCCCGTGCGGGCACCGGCAGCCGGATCGCATCCCCCATGCGGTCGTCAATCCGCCCGCCGACGCCCCCCTTTCTGTCTGATCCGAAACGAAAACGCCGCCGCGAGTCCGTTCCGACGGCTTCGCGGCGGCGCCGTTTCGCGTGGATTCGCCCGTTTCTAGGAGACGCCCGCCTCCTTCGCCATGTGCACGACGGTCTGCGGGAAGGGGATCTCGATCCCGGCGAGGTCGAGTTCCTCCTTGACCTTCCGCATCACGTCGAACCTGACGTCCCAGTAGTCCTCCTTCTTCGCCCAGCAGCGGGACACGAGGTTGACGCTCGAATCGGCCAGCTCGGTGACGGCGACCATCGGCACCGGATCGCCGAGAACGCGCCCGTCCCCCTTCATCACCGAGAGGATCGTATCCGTCGCCGCCTGGATCGACGCGCCGTAGGCGATCCCGAAAACGAAATCGACGCGGCGCGTGTCGAACGCGGTGTAGTTCTTGATGATGTCGCCGTTGATCTTGCCGTTCGGCACGAGGATCTTCACGTTGTCCGGCGTTGCGAGCACGGTGTTGAAGAGCCGGACATCTTTGACCGTCCCTGCGACCCCTCCCGCCTCGATGTAGTCGCCGACCCGGTAGGGCCGGAAGACGAGGATGAGGACGCCGGCGGCGAAATTGGCCAGCGAGCCCTGCAGGGCGAAACCGACGGCGAAGCCCGCGGCGCCGAGGATCGCCACGAAGGAGGCCGTCTCCACGCCGAACTTGGAGAGCGCGGCGATGATGGTGAAAGCGATCACGAGCAAGTAGACGAGCGTGCCGACGAAACCGACGATCGCCGGGTCGGTTTTCGCCTTGACGAGCAGCTTCCTGATGCCGCCCCGCAGGAGTCCGGCGGCGATCCGTCCGACGATCAGTATCAGGATCGCGCCGATGATCTTCAGCCCGTACGTCGTGACGAAGGGAACGAGTTGCTCGGTTATCTGTTCCATGGACATCGCATCCTCCCGACGATGGAATGTGCAGCGAACGCATCGATCGATGCGATCGGGAACGATTCTATCGCCGAATCGGGGGAAGATGTCAATCGGGAATGATTATCCGGGCCCCGGCAGCATGGCCGGGGCCCGGAGGTGCAATAGGGCGGCGCAGCGCGTGCGCGCGGCTACTCGCCGGAGGCGAGACGCCGCCTGACGATCGAACGCAGAACGAACCAGGCGACCGCCGAGAGAACGCATACCCACAATCCGTAGAGGGTCGTCGTGAAGGATTCCCTGAATCCCGTCATGACCACGTCCGGCGAGATCTCCGTCGCCCTGATGATGGCGTGCAACGCGTTGTAGACGCCTGTGAGCTGCCCGAGAACGCCGAGCACCTGTGCGATGATCCCCCAGAAGAGGATCGCGTCGAGCCCCGATTCGAGGCGCGCGCGGTCACGCGTGCCGCCGGCGATCAGGACGGCCTTGCGCAGGACGAGAACGATGTTGGCGATCGTGATGACGATCATCAGGTATCCGAAGGGTCCCATCTGTCTGAAAAAGAGAGGCATCTCCATCCTTTCGCGTGTCGTTTACCGTGTCGGTTCGTTTCCATGGGCCGCGCCGACGAGCGCGTCGGCCTCGGCCCGTTCGATCCGCCTCGCGCGGCTCTCGAGGGCGAACCACGCGATGGCCGCGAGAACGGCCGATAGGTGCCCGGCGATCAAGGTCGCCGATCCGCCGAGCAGCCACTCGACGAGGAAGAGGAGGCTCTTGCCCGTCTCGGCCGTCGAGCGGTCGAGGGCGAGGCACAGTTCCCAGGCCGTGCCGTAGATCGAAGCGGCGAGGGCGACTCCCCCGAGAACGGGCACCGCGGCGAGTCCGCGCCGCAGGCGCCGGAGATCGCCTCCCGGCCGCGCGAAGAGGCGCCAGGCCGCGAAAAGCGCGGCGACCGCGGCCGCCGCGTCGGCGGCGAGGACCGGCCGGACGAACCGGTTGGCCTCGCGGAGGAAACCTTCAGTCAGGGCGGCCCGCCCCGCGAACAGTGCGATGAACACGACGACGAGCGCCAGCACCGTCTTCTCCCAGCGCCCGAGGACCGCCGGTGAGAGGCGCTCGACGATGCGCTGCAGAAAGGAGCGGTGGATGTCGACGAGCTCGGCGAGGCTCTCGTCGGAAAGATCGAAGATCTCGAGGGTGCGGCGCTTCGCCTCGGCGGTATCCATTCCCCGCTCGATGCAGGCCCGGAAAAAATCCTCCATGTCTGCCGAGATCTCGAGAATGATGCGCGCCCTGGCTTCGGGCGGCAGATCGAGCCGTTCGTAGACGGACCGGAGATGCCCGGTGAACGGATTCATGTCTCGCTCGCCTCCGTGATGTCGAAGAACCGTGAATGGAACTCGCGCCACGACCGCATCAGCTCCGCGGCGCGGCGCCGACCCTTGCTCGTCAGTTCGTACTGCCGGCGCTTGCGCGTGCCGCCGTCGCCCAGCCAACGGCCCCTGATCAGCCCCTCCTTCTCGAGCTTGTGGAGGATCGGGTAGAGGGTGCCGTGATTGAAGCGGAAGAAACCGCCGCTCCGCTCCTCGATCTCGAGGGCGAGCTGGTAGCCGTGCCGCGCTCCCCCCGCGAGGACGGCGAGGATGAGGGCCTCGTTGCACAGTTTCGGCAGGTGCTGTATCTCGAAATCGTCTGCCATCGGGGCCTTTCATGTATCTGAATACGATATATCTGTATTCTATATATCGATCATCTATATAATAGGCGGGCGGCGACGGGGCGTCAAGTGAAAACACATGCCCCTCATCCCGCGCGGGAGGGCGTCCGTCATGATGCGTTGACCGCCGGCCAGGCCGGGGTTTATCCTCGGCGTCACGATGGAACGCAGACGTTTCGAATCCGAATCGCTCCTCCTCCTCGCCGCCGCGATCTGGGGCTTCGCCTTCGTCGCGCAGCGCGTGGGGATGCGTTACACGGGTCCCTTTCTCTTCAACGGGATCCGGTTCCTGCTCGGCGCGCTCGTCCTCTTGCCGATCGCCGTCGTCATCCGCCGCCGCGAGGCGGCGATCCGCGGCGCCGGAGCGGAGACGGCGGTCGTCCCCGCCGACCGCGCGATGCCCGCCTACCACGGCGGCACCGCCGCGCCCGCGGCGGGCGGCCCGCGGCGCGCGAGGTGGACCGCGGCCCGCGCCGCGCCTGCCGGCATCCTCGCCGGCGCGATACTCTTCTGCGGCGCCTCGCTCCAGCAGGTCGGCATCGTCTCGACGACGGCGGGGAACGCCGGATTCATCACGGGGCTCTACGTCGTGTTCGTCCCCCTGCTCGGGCTCTTCGCCGGCCACCGCCCCGGAGGGGGAACATGGGCGGGCGCGCTCCTCGCCGCGGCGGGGATGTACCTGCTCAGCGTGCGCGGCGGACTGCGGATGTCTCCAGGCGACGCGCTCGTTTTCGCCAGCGCCCTCTGCTTCGCCTTCCACGTCCTCGTCATCGGCTGGGCCTCGCCGCGGAGCCGGCCGATCGAGCTGGCGATGACCCAGTTCGCCTTCGTCGGCCTGGCGAGCCTCGCCGTGGCGCTCGCCCGCGAGCCGGTCGACGCCGGCGGCCTCCTCGCCGCCGCCCCGGCGATCCTCTACGGGGGCGCGCTGTCCGTGGGCGTCGCCTACACGCTCCAGGTCGTCGCGCAGCGACGGGCCCGCCCCGCGCATGCGGCTATCATCCTCGGGATGGAGGCGGTCTTCGCCGCATTCGGCGGCTGGCTCCTACTCGGCGAATCGATCCCGCCGCGCGGACTCGTCGGCTGCGCGGCGATGCTCGCCGGGATCGTCCTCTCGCAATTGAGCGAGATCCGCCGTGCGCCGGGGCCGGGGCCGGCCACACACCCCCCCGCATCCTGAACGATCCCGCGCCGCGGCGGGCGTCAATAACCCTGTATATCCACGTTCGCGAGTCCCGCATCCCGAGCCGCCCGCACGGCGCGCGCGTACTCGGCGCGGGTGAGCGGCCGGTCGATCTCCGGGTACTCGTTCGCGCGGTGCGCGGGTCGGTACTGCGACATGAGATTGAGCCGCGTGTTTCCCGGCAGGTTCGCCGCGATCCATTTGATCGCCCGCTCCGTGGCGGCGGCGTCGTTCGGCATGACGAGGTGCCGGATCATGAGGCCGCGGCGGATCAGCCCGTCGGTGTCCGGCCGGGCCACGCCGACCTGTCGGTCCATCTCGACGAGCGCCCGCTGCGTGACCGCCGGGTACGACCGCGCGCCCGATGAGAAGCGCTCTGCCGCCGACGCGTCGGCGTACTTGTAGTCGGGGAGGTAGACGTCGACGACGCCGTCGAGTTCCGCGAGGATCTCCATCCGTTCCCAGCCGCATGTGTTGTAGACGACGGGCAGGCGCAGCCCCTTTCCCGCGGCGAGATCGAGGGCGAGGAGGATGTGCGGCAGGTAGTGCGTGGGAGTGACGGTGTTGATGTTGTGGCAGCCCCGGCCCTCGAGGCCGAGCATCATCGACGCGAGATCCTCGATCCGACGCGTCGTCCCCTCCCCTTCCCAGGAGATCTCGTGGTTGAAGCAGAAGACGCAGCGCAGGCCGCAGTAGGAGAAGAAGACCGTCCCGGAGCCGCCCGTCCCGACGAGTGGCGTCTCCTCGCCGAAGTGCGGATGCGCCGAGAAGACGACGAGATCGGCCGTCGCGCCGCAGAAACCCCGCTCGCCGGCGAGGCGGTCGACGCGGCAGCGGCGGGGACAGAGCTCGCACGAGGACAGCGAGGCGTAAAGCCGTTCGCCGCGGTGGCGGAGCTCTCCCGACCGGTGGAGGGCGAGGTAGGCGGGCTCGAAGTCGGTCGTGTCGGACGCGTCGTCCACGGCATCCTCTCCCCCGGCGGCGCCGCCGCCCACGCGGATGCCGCTCTCTTCCGCGAGCGAGCCGATGGCGTTCTTCTCTCCGGCGGCGGCCGCGACGGCCGCGGCGAGAAGCGTGCGCAGGAACCTTCGTCTCGTCGGCATGCGCTCACTCCCCCGCCGCCGCGGCGTCACAGGCCGAGGAACCGGATCCCCAGTCCGCTCAGCAGGATGATTCCCCCCGCCATCGCGTGCGAAAAGCGTTCGAGGCGCCCGAGCGGCACGAACCGGACGCCCGTCGCCGCCACGGCGACGATCGCCGTCATCGTGAGGATCGTCGCCGCTGCGAAGACGGCGCTCACGATGACGAGCCCCGCGCGGCTCTCCCGGGCCGCCGGGTACATGAGGATCGGGATCAGCGGCTCGCAGGGCCCGAGGACGAAGACGACGAAGAGGGCCCACGGCGTCAAACTCCCGCCCGCCGCCTCGTGCGGGTGCGCGTGCCCGCCGACGTGCCGGTGCTCGTGGACGTGCGGCGCGCCGTCGGCGTGCAGGTGGAGGTGTGTGTGCGGCCGGTTCCTCACGGCGCGCCTGATCCCCCAGACCGTGTAGACGAGGCCGAAGGCGACGAGCGCCCACGCGGCGAGATCGCCGCGGAAGCTCTCGAGGGCCTCGATGCGGGCGAGCGAGAGTCCGAGGGCGATCCCGGCGCCGCCGATCAGGATCGACGAGGCGACGTGACCGACGCCGCAGAGTGCCGTCACGGCGAGCGTCCTCGCGAGCGGCCACCGGCGCGCCTTCGCCATCATGACGAATGGAAGGTAGTGATCGGGCCCGAGGATGGTGTGGATGACGCCGACCGATGCGGCGGTCGCCGCGAGCAGTGCGATCCCGCTGTTCATGGTCCTCCCCGCGCTGGCCTTGCGGTCGGCGGCTGCTGATGATGCTTCCGCGGCGACCCGCTCCCGGTTTCCCGGCGAAGAAGCTTCCTGACGCCGCTACTCGGCGGGGTAGCCGACCGGCATGACGTAGAGGGGCTCCTCCTCGCGCGTCATCCCCACGACCCGTTTGATGTCCAGATCGGTGAACGCGCCGATCGCGCAGGTCCCCATCCCCATCGCCTCCGCCTGCAGGTAGACGTTCTGCCCGGCGTGCCCGAGATCCATGCAGACGTAGCGGTCGCGCCCCCGCTGGCCGTACCGCGCGGTGGTGCGTTCGTAGACGGCGCTCATCACGATCGAGACGGCCGCCTGGGCGACGAAGCGCTGGTCCCACGAGGCCGCGGTGAGGGCCTCGCGGACGTCCCCGTCGGCGAGCCGCGCGATGCGGTGCCCCTCGGGCAGGTAGAGATAGACGCCGGGCATGAGGCCAGTGACGTTCCCCGCGACGAGGTAGATCTCGAGGGGGTAGCGCGCGCCGGCCGACGGGGCCGTCTTGAGCCCGCCGCGCAGGAAGGCCGGCATCCCCTCGCGGTGGAAGGTGACCCCGTAGGTCGCCCAGAGGAGCTGCGATACGTCGGCGAGGGTGAGCGGCCGCTCGTCGAACGCGCGGCGCGAGCGCCGCTTGAGCAGGGTCTCCTCGAGGCTCATCGGCCCTTCGTGGCGCGGCGCAGGCAGGACGATCTCCTCGAGAAATACGTGCGTCACGGGCAGCGCCGCGTTGGCCTCCTCGATCTTCGCGGCCATCGTCGATTGCAATTCCTCCCACCGCGGATCGTCGCGGAGCGATTCGAGGTCCGTGTCCCAGTGGAACATCTGGTCGTCGTTGAGGAATCCGGCGGCGATCGCCTTCCCGAGGTGGGCGAAGGCG encodes the following:
- a CDS encoding mechanosensitive ion channel encodes the protein MEQITEQLVPFVTTYGLKIIGAILILIVGRIAAGLLRGGIRKLLVKAKTDPAIVGFVGTLVYLLVIAFTIIAALSKFGVETASFVAILGAAGFAVGFALQGSLANFAAGVLILVFRPYRVGDYIEAGGVAGTVKDVRLFNTVLATPDNVKILVPNGKINGDIIKNYTAFDTRRVDFVFGIAYGASIQAATDTILSVMKGDGRVLGDPVPMVAVTELADSSVNLVSRCWAKKEDYWDVRFDVMRKVKEELDLAGIEIPFPQTVVHMAKEAGVS
- a CDS encoding helix-turn-helix transcriptional regulator; amino-acid sequence: MADDFEIQHLPKLCNEALILAVLAGGARHGYQLALEIEERSGGFFRFNHGTLYPILHKLEKEGLIRGRWLGDGGTRKRRQYELTSKGRRRAAELMRSWREFHSRFFDITEASET
- a CDS encoding class II aldolase/adducin family protein, giving the protein MDEREIRNEVAAFMRRLYDRGLTTCSGGNVSARLGDRVFVTPSGLDKGRLSGDEVAAVGPDGRLIAGGPAPSMETGLHLAVYRSRPDASAIVHAHPPVATSFTASRRRIDCCLVGETRAIVGEPVTAPYALMGSEELAEAVAEAAVRGDVVLMANHGVLAVGQTLLEAFDRVEVLEVAARMTVIAGLIGDSRPLGDREVAGIDALFGRATPDERTNR
- a CDS encoding SagB/ThcOx family dehydrogenase — encoded protein: MAAKIEEANAALPVTHVFLEEIVLPAPRHEGPMSLEETLLKRRSRRAFDERPLTLADVSQLLWATYGVTFHREGMPAFLRGGLKTAPSAGARYPLEIYLVAGNVTGLMPGVYLYLPEGHRIARLADGDVREALTAASWDQRFVAQAAVSIVMSAVYERTTARYGQRGRDRYVCMDLGHAGQNVYLQAEAMGMGTCAIGAFTDLDIKRVVGMTREEEPLYVMPVGYPAE
- a CDS encoding DMT family transporter, with protein sequence MERRRFESESLLLLAAAIWGFAFVAQRVGMRYTGPFLFNGIRFLLGALVLLPIAVVIRRREAAIRGAGAETAVVPADRAMPAYHGGTAAPAAGGPRRARWTAARAAPAGILAGAILFCGASLQQVGIVSTTAGNAGFITGLYVVFVPLLGLFAGHRPGGGTWAGALLAAAGMYLLSVRGGLRMSPGDALVFASALCFAFHVLVIGWASPRSRPIELAMTQFAFVGLASLAVALAREPVDAGGLLAAAPAILYGGALSVGVAYTLQVVAQRRARPAHAAIILGMEAVFAAFGGWLLLGESIPPRGLVGCAAMLAGIVLSQLSEIRRAPGPGPATHPPAS
- a CDS encoding sulfite exporter TauE/SafE family protein, whose translation is MNSGIALLAATAASVGVIHTILGPDHYLPFVMMAKARRWPLARTLAVTALCGVGHVASSILIGGAGIALGLSLARIEALESFRGDLAAWALVAFGLVYTVWGIRRAVRNRPHTHLHLHADGAPHVHEHRHVGGHAHPHEAAGGSLTPWALFVVFVLGPCEPLIPILMYPAARESRAGLVIVSAVFAAATILTMTAIVAVAATGVRFVPLGRLERFSHAMAGGIILLSGLGIRFLGL
- a CDS encoding MotA/TolQ/ExbB proton channel family protein; translation: MPLFFRQMGPFGYLMIVITIANIVLVLRKAVLIAGGTRDRARLESGLDAILFWGIIAQVLGVLGQLTGVYNALHAIIRATEISPDVVMTGFRESFTTTLYGLWVCVLSAVAWFVLRSIVRRRLASGE
- a CDS encoding outer membrane beta-barrel protein, producing the protein MKRTIVILAAVILVLAAACPAGAETGFFLRASYGAGHPTLGEWKDFWDDVDDDGFYEQPTFGQYLGMEFGWSFSDHHAVVLSVEHIGVEPVFFSSLVLYDLSDIIGEASWAISWDISTIPIGLSYEFRPAVDLSCVRPFLGVGGALYLSEVAVEVHEVTNTGDWPIPSGKNTRDGTGWGLHAWIGAEADLSDAVFLHTRVRGRYADGLAFDDEDGDIKVEFTGVDFNLGIGVRF
- a CDS encoding radical SAM protein, which translates into the protein MDDASDTTDFEPAYLALHRSGELRHRGERLYASLSSCELCPRRCRVDRLAGERGFCGATADLVVFSAHPHFGEETPLVGTGGSGTVFFSYCGLRCVFCFNHEISWEGEGTTRRIEDLASMMLGLEGRGCHNINTVTPTHYLPHILLALDLAAGKGLRLPVVYNTCGWERMEILAELDGVVDVYLPDYKYADASAAERFSSGARSYPAVTQRALVEMDRQVGVARPDTDGLIRRGLMIRHLVMPNDAAATERAIKWIAANLPGNTRLNLMSQYRPAHRANEYPEIDRPLTRAEYARAVRAARDAGLANVDIQGY